A part of Andrena cerasifolii isolate SP2316 chromosome 10, iyAndCera1_principal, whole genome shotgun sequence genomic DNA contains:
- the LOC143374071 gene encoding glutamate receptor ionotropic, delta-1, which produces MSGWRFRALFLLLCATGSVLEEPPSTGQLLIRPLYVYEGLIKGVHDYFNNTCIILFHGASDPLETNELGEIEGLLTLQRYLSGSLNIRTSIMDFRMFRRQIGTSYFHIKRPLFVLLNDLDEIRDQFSLVSKWITMAYPTWLLFLRDDTRFEDFLSDVRVPFNCVLMVAKRNTEGSGEIVRDVYRISKEDELRSMNFGTWDEGEGFRGPRLGLYQRRHDLHGRAIRVVSVHDPPVSPIVRDNANRTIGIGGFFGGVIQLLQTGMNCTLTYKEAGSWGVRLPNGSWTGSMRMLMDGEADLAAAELMMTSDRVGAVEFTTPVYSTKARVYIKRPDTAAVKWNAYSAPFALNIWNSIALTIVITGLAIAAIDAIDAFSRTAASIPVEDGSSTIALSEILFLVFGAFCNQGMEPSRLDPIRMVQLSIHLTAVVVMAAYSAALISFLAIKTFAMPFTTMEGLLADGSYRFAVVGDSADYSFFQNTSDRILAVMFDELLTNEVHLPNNYLDGLRRVCKEQKYAFMTLDNMAAVLQGMLECALEPLDTMMQTTIAMAVPGQSPYRGIIDSNILLLRDSGILQRLLKTEWATNQNRPKSGWTSVELEDAMPLLLFLLFAFFVTCLVLLLEMFIHRKLDYRFTIHRDTLFPARLSRFFRTARSR; this is translated from the exons ATGTCTGGATGGAGATTTCGAGCcctcttccttcttctctgCGCCACCGGAAGTGTTCTTGAGGAACCACCGAGCACCGGGCAGCTGCTGATACGACCTCTGTACGTCTACGAGGGTCTGATCAAAGGAGTCCACGACTACTTCAACAATACCTGCATCATACTATTCCACGGCGCGTCGGATCCACTCGAAACGAACG AACTGGGGGAAATCGAAGGGCTGCTCACCCTTCAGAGGTACCTCAGTGGATCCCTCAATATACGCACCTCGATCATGGATTTTCGCATGTTCAGGAGACAA ATTGGGACAAGCTACTTCCACATCAAGAGACCTCTGTTTGTCCTGCTGAACGATCTGGACGAGATCAGAGACCAATTTAGCTTG GTCTCCAAGTGGATCACGATGGCGTACCCCACGTGGTTGCTCTTCCTCCGGGATGATACCAGGTTCGAGGATTTCCTCTCTGACGTCCGGGTGCCCTTTAATTGCGTTCTCATGGTCGCGAAAAGGAACACCGAGGGAAGTGGTGAGATCGTTAGGGATGTCTACCGGATCAGCAAGGAGGACGAGCTGAGGTCCATGAATTTCGGCACCTGGGACGAGGGGGAAGGTTTCAGGGGCCCTCGACTTGGCCTCTATCAACGCAGGCACGATCTACACGGGCGCGCCATAAGGGTCGTCTCTGTTCAC GATCCTCCAGTCTCTCCGATCGTCAGGGACAATGCCAACAGGACGATAGGCATCGGTGGCTTCTTCGGCGGGGTGATACAGCTGCTGCAGACGGGGATGAATTGCAC GCTCACCTATAAGGAGGCCGGTTCGTGGGGCGTGAGGCTGCCGAACGGCTCGTGGACGGGCTCGATGAGGATGCTGATGGATGGCGAGGCAGACCTCGCTGCCGCCGAGCTGATGATGACCTCCGACAGGGTGGGCGCCGTCGAGTTCACCACTCCCGTCTACTCGACCAA AGCACGAGTGTACATCAAGAGACCAGACACAGCGGCGGTGAAATGGAACGCTTACTCGGCACCGTTCGCCTTGAACATTTGGAACTCCATTGCGTTGACGATCGTGATCACTGGGTTAGCGATTGCCGCGATCGACGCGATCGACGCTTTCTCAAGAACCGCTGCCTCGATACCAGTCGAGGATGGCTCCTCGACGATCGCTCTATCGGAGATCCTCTTCTTAGTGTTCGGCGCATTTTGCAACCAAG GCATGGAGCCATCGCGTTTGGACCCTATACGAATGGTGCAATTAAGCATCCACTTGACGGCAGTGGTTGTGATGGCAGCTTACTCAGCCGCGCTGATCAGCTTCCTCGCGATCAAGACATTCGCGATGCCCTTCACCACGATGGAGGGCCTGCTGGCCGACGGGTCCTATCGATTCGCAGTGGTCGGGGACTCGGCTGATTATAGTTTCTTTCAG AATACCAGCGACCGCATCCTCGCAGTCATGTTCGACGAGCTGCTAACCAACGAGGTACATCTTCCGAACAACTATCTCGACGGCCTACGTCGCGTGTGCAAGGAGCAGAAGTACGCCTTCATGACGCTGGATAACATGGCAGCTGTGCTCCAGGGAATGCTAGAATGCGCTCTGGAGCCTCTGGACACCATGATGCAGACCACCATAGCGATGGCGGTGCCTGGACAGAGTCCCTATCGTGGTATCATAGACAGCAA CATCCTCCTGTTAAGAGACAGCGGGATCCTCCAGAGGCTGCTCAAGACCGAGTGGGCGACCAATCAGAATCGG CCAAAATCAGGCTGGACCTCGGTGGAGTTGGAAGACGCCATGCCCCTGCTCCTATTCCTCCTCTTCGCCTTCTTCGTCACCTGTTTGGTGCTACTCCTCGAAATGTTCATCCACAGGAAACTAGACTACCGATTTACGATCCACCGCGACACCCTCTTCCCCGCTCGCCTGTCTCGGTTCTTCAGGACCGCGCGCTCGCGCTGA
- the LOC143374077 gene encoding uncharacterized protein LOC143374077: protein MKALPILILVAVLCGPCACQTTAGNSLAPLYHGLTSLVDNAGSSVIRNLPLSEIFERYITLGKNATEFIEQYASRLSEAPRKIIETLVRLARNFIANIEPVLKTIASRYETSLKDLMTSAQNGARNLLSVFDGNGSNATRKLRSILSNPIEELGHVASRIVSEFGSQLVSITLELLKWTWQFMKTTGLPLLHDTLDRVAAMNGTPVAVRTLIQDFDAVYGLLQLLDFVK from the exons ATGAAAGCCTTGCCGATCTTGATCCTGGTGGCGGTCCTCTGCGGACCCTGCGCCTGCCAGACGACCGCTGGCAATTCTCTGGCCCCAC TCTACCACGGCTTGACCTCGTTGGTAGACAACGCCGGGAGCTCTGTTATCCGCAACTTGCCTCTGTCGGAGATTTTCGAACGATACATCACTCTTGGGAAAAACGCCACTGAATTCATAGAGCAATATGCCAGCAGACTCTCCGAAGCACCGAGGAAGATCATCGAGACGCTCGTGCGCCTCGCGCGTAATTTTATCGCCAACATAGAACCGGTGCTTAAAACCATTGCATCGCGTTACGAGACGTCGCTCAAGGACTTGATGACGTCCGCTCAGAATGGCGCGAGGAACCTCCTGAGCGTGTTCGATGGGAACGGAAGCAACGCGACGAGGAAGCTAAGATCGATCTTGTCGAACCCTATCGAGGAACTTGGGCACGTCGCCAGTCGCATCGTCTCGGAGTTTGGTAGTCAGCTGGTATCGATAACTTTGGAGTTGCTGAAATGGACATGGCAATTCATGAAAACGACAGGACTCCCGTTGCTGCACGACACCCTCGACAGAGTCGCCGCTATGAACGGCACACCCGTTGCCGTTCGGACACTGATCCAGGATTTCGACGCGGTCTACGGGCTGCTGCAGCTGCTCGATTTCGTCAAGTAG
- the LOC143374068 gene encoding uncharacterized protein LOC143374068 isoform X1 yields the protein MSVMARLAVAISICGFVVSTAGRVILPGQRTNCTDTGWEKLGGVRPEVIDSQTILFSAVNSKGITKPCFERCERANCTAFVVDFGRSVCYSVQIEEDELVPEANSTFYHRVCVKVPESCRRDRLWQVERNAGAVFIDSGAFHLPRSVTRSQCYETCIETGGSCESAQFRTTKPLSISDTIGRCSLSLLERGTRPQAYRASMYRDEYLRDQCRVVSKREYCSYAEYQNASLPYSDVALSSLNEKECERKCDLSLDGFICRGYTMDNSSGVPVCLLHSEDTIGLSVSSLVPVKNVVYREREPCLDLKVRCNVSTMTIEMKTNEPFFGRMYATGHAETCGVQGRGSNWTVLTLPLPHVEVLREGELQCGLNPAYSIDDRNRTKQLVWTTVLVQFNPIIQRLGDQAIRVGCSLDDRQPPEPRNITVHSSFSFLDPNAGVPPVSSTIVNASSQVPVVTMRILDENSKDAVVTHLGQKLTLKIQLNPTDGPYDIAAGQLVASSASGDASYFLLDELGCPTDPATFPALSKDPADGRSLDSTFTAFKFPDSQLVRFNVIVRFCLGECTPTKCKGGRPSYGRRKRSTESQSLTRPYDAQVTKVSQETMPDELPLQLSIIVQSPVVSTADRLSSRDTTFPDTVLITGRNSTDALFCVDASLALGLLIFWLIVQILLIAGCLLAVSQYRKTAIRAEEERASVLARHLYGIHGGNLDIARRVRWADHNASSSSLG from the exons ATGTCTGTGATGGCGCGACTCGCCGTTGCTATCTCAATTTGCGGCTTCGTCGTGTCCACAG CGGGGCGCGTAATTCTTCCAGGACAGCGGACAAATTGCACAGATACGGGCTGGGAGAAGCTGGGAGGCGTCAGACCGGAAGTCATCGATTCGCAAACGATTCTGTTCAGCGCTGTCAACTCGAAAGGAATAACGAAGCCGTGTTTTGAGAG GTGCGAACGAGCCAACTGCACCGCTTTCGTGGTGGATTTCGGCAGGAGCGTGTGCTACAGCGTACAAATTGAAGAGGACGAACTGGTACCGGAAGCCAACTCTACCTTCTACCACAGAGTCTGCGTGAAAG TTCCAGAAAGTTGCAGGCGGGACAGACTTTGGCAGGTGGAGAGGAACGCGGGGGCCGTTTTCATCGATTCTGGCGCGTTCCATTTGCCACGCTCCGTCACGAGGAGCCAATGCTACGAGACATGCATAGAGACTG GAGGTAGCTGCGAATCGGCGCAGTTCCGAACCACGAAACCTCTCTCGATCAGCGACACGATCGGCAGATGCAGCCTGTCGTTGCTGGAAAGAGGGACGAGACCTCAAGCCTACAGGGCTTCCATGTACAGGGACGAGTACCTTCGAGATCAGTGTCGAGTTGTGT CGAAACGGGAGTACTGCTCGTACGCGGAGTATCAGAACGCGTCGCTGCCATACTCGGACGTTGCTCTGAGCAGCCTGAACGAGAAAGAG TGCGAGAGGAAGTGCGATCTCAGCTTGGACGGCTTCATCTGTCGAGGATACACGATGGACAATTCCTCAGGCGTGCCAGTCTGTCTACTGCACTCCGAAGACACGATCGGCCTAAGCGTCAGCTCCCTGGTGCCCGTCAAGAATGTAGTCTACAGGGAACGAGAACCTTGCTTGGACC TGAAAGTACGGTGCAACGTGTCGACGATGACCATTGAAATGAAGACCAACGAACCCTTCTTCGGTCGAATGTACGCCACTGGCCATGCAGAGACCTGCGGGGTTCAAGGAAGAGGCAGCAATTGGACAGTGCTAACTTTGCCACTGCCCCACGTCGAGGTGCTTCGCGAAGGTGAGCTCCAGTGCGGCCTAAACCCCGCCTATTCCATCGACGATCGAAATCG GACAAAACAGTTGGTCTGGACCACGGTCCTCGTGCAGTTCAATCCCATAATCCAGCGACTAGGGGATCAGGCGATCAGAGTAGGGTGTTCCTTAGACGATCGACAGCCACCTGAACCGAGGAACATCACCGTCCACTCGAGCTTCAGCTTCCTCGACCCAAA CGCAGGAGTGCCGCCGGTATCGTCTACTATCGTCAACGCCTCGTCCCAGGTGCCCGTGGTCACCATGAGGATCCTCGACGAGAACTCCAAGGACGCAGTGGTCACGCACCTAGGCCAGAAGCTCACCCTGAAGATACAACTAAATCCAACCGATG GTCCTTACGACATCGCCGCTGGTCAACTGGTCGCCAGCAGCGCTTCCGGCGACGCCTCTTACTTTCTTCTGGACGAACTCGGTTGCCCCACTGACCCGGCAACCTTCCCCGCGCTGTCCAAAGATCCTGCAGATGGGCGATCCTTGGACTCGACTTTCACTGCCTTCAAATTCCCTGATAGCCAGCTGGTTCGATTCAACGTGATCGTTCGATTCTGCTTGGGAGAGTGCACGCCG ACTAAATGCAAGGGCGGGCGACCCTCTTACGGACGGAGGAAACGGTCCACAGAGTCACAGAGCCTTACGCGACCTTACGACGCTCAGGTGACAAAAGTGTCTCAAGAGACAATGCCCGACGAACTTCCCCTGCAGCTCTCCATAATCGTTCAAAGCCCCGTGGTGTCTACGGCGGATCGCTTGTCGTCGAGGGACACCACGTTTCCGGATACTGTGCTGATCACTGGCAGAA ACTCCACAGACGCCCTTTTCTGCGTGGACGCCAGCCTCGCTCTCGGTCTACTGATCTTCTGGCTGATCGTTCAGATCCTACTAATCGCGGGTTGCCTGCTGGCAGTCTCGCAGTACAGGAAGACTGCCATAAGAGCTGAGGAGGAGAGGGCCAGCGTTCTAGCCAGGCACTTGTACGGAATTCACGGAGGGAACTTGGATATCGCGCGAAGAGTCAGATGGGCTGACCATAACGCTTCCTCCTCGTCTCTAGGCTGA
- the LOC143374068 gene encoding uncharacterized protein LOC143374068 isoform X2, with amino-acid sequence MSVMARLAVAISICGFVVSTGQRTNCTDTGWEKLGGVRPEVIDSQTILFSAVNSKGITKPCFERCERANCTAFVVDFGRSVCYSVQIEEDELVPEANSTFYHRVCVKVPESCRRDRLWQVERNAGAVFIDSGAFHLPRSVTRSQCYETCIETGGSCESAQFRTTKPLSISDTIGRCSLSLLERGTRPQAYRASMYRDEYLRDQCRVVSKREYCSYAEYQNASLPYSDVALSSLNEKECERKCDLSLDGFICRGYTMDNSSGVPVCLLHSEDTIGLSVSSLVPVKNVVYREREPCLDLKVRCNVSTMTIEMKTNEPFFGRMYATGHAETCGVQGRGSNWTVLTLPLPHVEVLREGELQCGLNPAYSIDDRNRTKQLVWTTVLVQFNPIIQRLGDQAIRVGCSLDDRQPPEPRNITVHSSFSFLDPNAGVPPVSSTIVNASSQVPVVTMRILDENSKDAVVTHLGQKLTLKIQLNPTDGPYDIAAGQLVASSASGDASYFLLDELGCPTDPATFPALSKDPADGRSLDSTFTAFKFPDSQLVRFNVIVRFCLGECTPTKCKGGRPSYGRRKRSTESQSLTRPYDAQVTKVSQETMPDELPLQLSIIVQSPVVSTADRLSSRDTTFPDTVLITGRNSTDALFCVDASLALGLLIFWLIVQILLIAGCLLAVSQYRKTAIRAEEERASVLARHLYGIHGGNLDIARRVRWADHNASSSSLG; translated from the exons ATGTCTGTGATGGCGCGACTCGCCGTTGCTATCTCAATTTGCGGCTTCGTCGTGTCCACAG GACAGCGGACAAATTGCACAGATACGGGCTGGGAGAAGCTGGGAGGCGTCAGACCGGAAGTCATCGATTCGCAAACGATTCTGTTCAGCGCTGTCAACTCGAAAGGAATAACGAAGCCGTGTTTTGAGAG GTGCGAACGAGCCAACTGCACCGCTTTCGTGGTGGATTTCGGCAGGAGCGTGTGCTACAGCGTACAAATTGAAGAGGACGAACTGGTACCGGAAGCCAACTCTACCTTCTACCACAGAGTCTGCGTGAAAG TTCCAGAAAGTTGCAGGCGGGACAGACTTTGGCAGGTGGAGAGGAACGCGGGGGCCGTTTTCATCGATTCTGGCGCGTTCCATTTGCCACGCTCCGTCACGAGGAGCCAATGCTACGAGACATGCATAGAGACTG GAGGTAGCTGCGAATCGGCGCAGTTCCGAACCACGAAACCTCTCTCGATCAGCGACACGATCGGCAGATGCAGCCTGTCGTTGCTGGAAAGAGGGACGAGACCTCAAGCCTACAGGGCTTCCATGTACAGGGACGAGTACCTTCGAGATCAGTGTCGAGTTGTGT CGAAACGGGAGTACTGCTCGTACGCGGAGTATCAGAACGCGTCGCTGCCATACTCGGACGTTGCTCTGAGCAGCCTGAACGAGAAAGAG TGCGAGAGGAAGTGCGATCTCAGCTTGGACGGCTTCATCTGTCGAGGATACACGATGGACAATTCCTCAGGCGTGCCAGTCTGTCTACTGCACTCCGAAGACACGATCGGCCTAAGCGTCAGCTCCCTGGTGCCCGTCAAGAATGTAGTCTACAGGGAACGAGAACCTTGCTTGGACC TGAAAGTACGGTGCAACGTGTCGACGATGACCATTGAAATGAAGACCAACGAACCCTTCTTCGGTCGAATGTACGCCACTGGCCATGCAGAGACCTGCGGGGTTCAAGGAAGAGGCAGCAATTGGACAGTGCTAACTTTGCCACTGCCCCACGTCGAGGTGCTTCGCGAAGGTGAGCTCCAGTGCGGCCTAAACCCCGCCTATTCCATCGACGATCGAAATCG GACAAAACAGTTGGTCTGGACCACGGTCCTCGTGCAGTTCAATCCCATAATCCAGCGACTAGGGGATCAGGCGATCAGAGTAGGGTGTTCCTTAGACGATCGACAGCCACCTGAACCGAGGAACATCACCGTCCACTCGAGCTTCAGCTTCCTCGACCCAAA CGCAGGAGTGCCGCCGGTATCGTCTACTATCGTCAACGCCTCGTCCCAGGTGCCCGTGGTCACCATGAGGATCCTCGACGAGAACTCCAAGGACGCAGTGGTCACGCACCTAGGCCAGAAGCTCACCCTGAAGATACAACTAAATCCAACCGATG GTCCTTACGACATCGCCGCTGGTCAACTGGTCGCCAGCAGCGCTTCCGGCGACGCCTCTTACTTTCTTCTGGACGAACTCGGTTGCCCCACTGACCCGGCAACCTTCCCCGCGCTGTCCAAAGATCCTGCAGATGGGCGATCCTTGGACTCGACTTTCACTGCCTTCAAATTCCCTGATAGCCAGCTGGTTCGATTCAACGTGATCGTTCGATTCTGCTTGGGAGAGTGCACGCCG ACTAAATGCAAGGGCGGGCGACCCTCTTACGGACGGAGGAAACGGTCCACAGAGTCACAGAGCCTTACGCGACCTTACGACGCTCAGGTGACAAAAGTGTCTCAAGAGACAATGCCCGACGAACTTCCCCTGCAGCTCTCCATAATCGTTCAAAGCCCCGTGGTGTCTACGGCGGATCGCTTGTCGTCGAGGGACACCACGTTTCCGGATACTGTGCTGATCACTGGCAGAA ACTCCACAGACGCCCTTTTCTGCGTGGACGCCAGCCTCGCTCTCGGTCTACTGATCTTCTGGCTGATCGTTCAGATCCTACTAATCGCGGGTTGCCTGCTGGCAGTCTCGCAGTACAGGAAGACTGCCATAAGAGCTGAGGAGGAGAGGGCCAGCGTTCTAGCCAGGCACTTGTACGGAATTCACGGAGGGAACTTGGATATCGCGCGAAGAGTCAGATGGGCTGACCATAACGCTTCCTCCTCGTCTCTAGGCTGA